GTTCCATCGTAGACTTCTGGAATTTCTTGCTCCATCAAACGTTTGATCATTTCTGGATGGCTACGGCTAACAAAGACGTTGACACCACGAGGATTGTCTTCAACCTTGTAAACGTAGACTTCGATACGGTCATGGGAAGCAAAAACTTCTCCAGGGATTTGGTCTTGTTTTGACAATTGGGCTTCGATGCTGCCAAGGTTGACGTAAATAAAGCGGTTGTCAAATCGTTCTACTGTACCAGACATGATTTCTTGTTCATGTTCTTTATAAGTATTGTAGGTGATGGCACGTGTTTGCTTGCGCATTTTTTCCATGATGGTTTGTTTGGCAGATTGGGCTGCTACACGACCAAACTCAGCTGGTGCTTCTTCAAACTTGATTTTGTCACCAAGCTCATAGGCTGAATTAATGGCAAGGGCATCTTTCAAGCTGATTTCCAAACGGCTATCAAATACTTCATCAACAACTTCACGGACAGTATAAACTGTAAAGTCTCCTGTTTTTTCATTGAAGTCAATAGCTACGCTGTCTGATTGACCATAGCGTCTGCGATAAGCGGAACGAAGCGACTCTACTACTGCGTCGATGATGTCTTCTTTTTTGATTCCCTTGTCTTCTTCCAAAATGCGGAAGGCCTCTAGCATTTCTTTACTCATGTTCTTTTTACTTTTGAATCCTCAAAAGATATCCTTTCTTTTCTATAGTTTTACTGCTAAACGTGCTTTTGATACTAAACTGTATGGAATTTGGACGGTTTTCTTACGTGTCTTGTCCATATACTCCATAGTCAACTCGTCCTCTTCAAAGGACAGCAAGGTTCCTTCAAAGACTTTTTGCTTATCGATGGCTTGGTAGAGCCCGACATGGATGTATTTCCCAACTGCTCCAGCGACAGCATCCTTGGTTTTCAAAGGACGTTCCAAGCCTGGACTGGTGATTTCTAGGAAATATTGTTCTGGGAAGGGATCAGGCTTGATGGTATCTAGGACAGGACTGATGATTTCTGTCAGGTCTGCCGTGTCGTTCAAGGTAATTCCTTCGGGTTTATCTACAAAAATACTAAGAATCATGTCACTGCCAATCTTTCCATACTCGATATCCACGAGCTCGAAAGGCGCTTGGATGACAGGTTCTACAACTTCTCTGACTAATTCTACGATTGTTGCGATTGCGTCCACCTCCTCATAAGCAAGAGGCGAAGATATTTCCCCGCCTCTCTTTCTTATATTCTTACTATCAGTATAGCACGTTTGTCAATTTATGTAAAGCATTAGCACTCAAACGACTAGTTTTCAAGCTATTTTTTGAAATTCTGCTTCAACTCGGTAGATTACTTGACCCTTGCTGGAGAATTTTTGCTCATACTCTGTCATAACATTGCCTTCAAAATCACTGGCATGTAAGTCCAACCAAACACCATTGAGTTTCATCCCATACTGAGAAAAACTCACCAAGCTGTACTCAAACAAGCCACGGTTATCCGTCTTGAAATGGATTTCCCCATTCTCAGGCAAGATGCGCTTGAAGGTGTCCAAGAAACTCTTGTAAGTCAAACGACGTTTTTCATGGCGTTTTTTAGGCCAGGGATCTGAAAAGTTTAGGTACAAACGATCAATCTCACCGTCTTCAAAGTAGTCGGTCAGATCTGAACCATCTACCCACAGCAACTTGATGTTGGGCACTCCAACTTCAAGAACCTTGTCCAAGGCATAACTCAATACCGACTTTTGGATATCAATCCCGATATAGTTGATGTCAGGGTTTTGTTTGGCCATTCCTGATACGAAGGCCCCTTTGCCACTTCCAACTTCAACATGAACCGGATGATCATTTCCAAACAAGTCTCGCCATTTCCCTTTAGCTTCCAAGGGATTGAGGACCACATACTGGGGATTAGCCTCTAGTAATTCTGTCGCCCCTTTACGATTTCTAACTCTCATCTCTTCTTTCCATACTTATCACGGAAGACGCGCAAGGCATAAATCTCCCGGTTTACATTGTCTAAATCTTGATTTTCACAGTATTTGGCAATCTGGTTCAAGTAAGAATACTGACCATACCAATACAATTTATCTAACACTGTCTGATTGTACTTATAGCCGTAGTCTCTCAACCATTGACGCCACTGATAATCTGGAATGTAGTGGCATAGCAAATGCGCCACATCAAACATACGATCCGTCAGACGAACCGAATCCCAATCCACTAGATAAACGAGTCCACTCTCTGTCTCAATCCAATTACTATGGCGAAGATCCCCATGCACAATCGTTGCATGGTCTTCTCTAAAACCTGGAACCGTCTTACCTAGCTCCGCAATCACACTGTTCAAATAGTGATTCTGCTTCAAGATTTCTGGTACTCCTTGTTGCCAAGAACGTAGCAAATCAACTGGTGTTTCCATGGTATAGCCCAAACGGCTCAACTGCTTCATCAAGGGACGCGAGCGGTGGAGGCGGTTCAAGATATTGATAATCTGCTTGCGATTCATGTCGTAAGGGGTCAAGATTTTGCCCGTCAGCCATTCCTGAGCACACATATCACTGCCATCTGGCAAACGACGAGTCCATAATAATTGAGGAGCGATTTGTTCTCTGGCTAGGCCAGGTAGGATTGGAGAGGTGTTCATTTTTACAAAGACGCGCTTCCCATCAGGGTAGCTTCCCATATAAGCTTTGCCACTCTTCCCAGGTATCGGGGTCAGCGTTAGCTCATTATCACCCAAGTCCATTTCTTTCCTCCGTATAAAGTTTCCCTACTATTCTACTAGTTTTTGATCTATTCGTCAACCGCTCCACACCTGATTCTCAAAGAAAAGCATCTCAATTGGCTCAAGCTATCATTATAGCTTAAAGAAGGCAAGCACCGTCTTCTGCTTACCTTTTCATGATTTTTAGAAATAAGTTAAAAGTGGCAAACTGTTGTAAGACATGTGGACTAGAGTAGAAACCCACAAATTTTGGCTCTTTTTGTAAGCAAAGCCCAGCAATAAGCCCCCAAGTAGATAATAGAAAAACGAAGGCACATCATAAGGTTCATGCATGAAAGAAAAGAGAGAGGAAGTCAGTACAAGCCCTAACCAAGAATTTTCAAATATAGCCCCCTGAAGAAGTCCTCTGAACATGAGTTCCTCCTGGATTGGTCCCAAAACTGTAACACTTACAATAAAGGAAAGCGGAAGTCCTTTACTCGTTTCCTCAAGGTGTTGAGCCGAGGCACCAGAAGCAACTGAGAAAAAAGCATGATAGCCTATATTTACCAGCACCGTAAGAAGAAAGATTCCAATGAACAGCAAGAGTTGTTTCTTGCTTAAAATCCCCAAAGAAATCATATCAAACCATCTCGCATAGCCAAAACTAAGGAAAAGCAAGAGAGTCTTTACAACAATGAATGTGTACTGGTGTTGAAAATAATCTCCTTGATTGACGGAATATCCCGCTGCACCAACGATTGCAAAGACTAAAAATCCCAAAAACAAGGCATGACATTTATTAAAAATGGCCATAAAACTATCCTCCCCACCAAACAGACTTCCCTACACGTCATCCTTTAGCTCTAGTCTTTCCAAAACAAACCATTTTAGTAACCAAAATCCGACCACATAGCCAGCTCCTAAGAATATAGACATGAAAGCTAGCATGGGATTTAGGAAAGAAAAGACCACAACAGATA
This window of the Streptococcus sp. D7B5 genome carries:
- the nusA gene encoding transcription termination factor NusA; translated protein: MSKEMLEAFRILEEDKGIKKEDIIDAVVESLRSAYRRRYGQSDSVAIDFNEKTGDFTVYTVREVVDEVFDSRLEISLKDALAINSAYELGDKIKFEEAPAEFGRVAAQSAKQTIMEKMRKQTRAITYNTYKEHEQEIMSGTVERFDNRFIYVNLGSIEAQLSKQDQIPGEVFASHDRIEVYVYKVEDNPRGVNVFVSRSHPEMIKRLMEQEIPEVYDGTVEIMSVAREAGDRTKVAVRSHNPNVDAIGTIVGRGGANIKKITSKFHPARYDAKSDRMIPVEENIDVIEWVADPAEFIYNAIAPAEVDQVIFDENDSKRALVVVPDNKLSLAIGRRGQNVRLAAHLTGYRIDIKSASEFEAMEEAGQVDYAAADELTEE
- the rimP gene encoding ribosome maturation factor RimP → MDAIATIVELVREVVEPVIQAPFELVDIEYGKIGSDMILSIFVDKPEGITLNDTADLTEIISPVLDTIKPDPFPEQYFLEITSPGLERPLKTKDAVAGAVGKYIHVGLYQAIDKQKVFEGTLLSFEEDELTMEYMDKTRKKTVQIPYSLVSKARLAVKL
- the trmB gene encoding tRNA (guanosine(46)-N7)-methyltransferase TrmB is translated as MRVRNRKGATELLEANPQYVVLNPLEAKGKWRDLFGNDHPVHVEVGSGKGAFVSGMAKQNPDINYIGIDIQKSVLSYALDKVLEVGVPNIKLLWVDGSDLTDYFEDGEIDRLYLNFSDPWPKKRHEKRRLTYKSFLDTFKRILPENGEIHFKTDNRGLFEYSLVSFSQYGMKLNGVWLDLHASDFEGNVMTEYEQKFSSKGQVIYRVEAEFQKIA
- a CDS encoding phosphotransferase family protein, whose amino-acid sequence is MDLGDNELTLTPIPGKSGKAYMGSYPDGKRVFVKMNTSPILPGLAREQIAPQLLWTRRLPDGSDMCAQEWLTGKILTPYDMNRKQIINILNRLHRSRPLMKQLSRLGYTMETPVDLLRSWQQGVPEILKQNHYLNSVIAELGKTVPGFREDHATIVHGDLRHSNWIETESGLVYLVDWDSVRLTDRMFDVAHLLCHYIPDYQWRQWLRDYGYKYNQTVLDKLYWYGQYSYLNQIAKYCENQDLDNVNREIYALRVFRDKYGKKR
- a CDS encoding type II CAAX endopeptidase family protein, whose product is MAIFNKCHALFLGFLVFAIVGAAGYSVNQGDYFQHQYTFIVVKTLLLFLSFGYARWFDMISLGILSKKQLLLFIGIFLLTVLVNIGYHAFFSVASGASAQHLEETSKGLPLSFIVSVTVLGPIQEELMFRGLLQGAIFENSWLGLVLTSSLFSFMHEPYDVPSFFYYLLGGLLLGFAYKKSQNLWVSTLVHMSYNSLPLLTYF
- the blpZ gene encoding immunity protein BlpZ; translation: MYKHLFFLDSKTLDWLTPYILVLASDTIAFSVFVLTFVSVVVFSFLNPMLAFMSIFLGAGYVVGFWLLKWFVLERLELKDDV